A region of the Apium graveolens cultivar Ventura chromosome 6, ASM990537v1, whole genome shotgun sequence genome:
AGAACACTCGACCTGGATACCCTCCCTCTAAGCCGGCCCTGAATGGACTTTTCGGTTATATTTAATaatgtaaataaaaaaaatgtcTAAACTATTTCCATATCCGAGCCTTTCTTAAGAATTTAATGAGCaaattcttcttcttcatcttAAATTTGATTTCCTTCTTCCTCTTCCTGAGATATCGATGATTTGCATTATAAAGTCTGACATCTCCTCTGGCAATTACTTGCTTATTCTGAATATCAACTGTATACTCTTTTAATCCTGCCATATGAAAGATATATGTAAGTTACATCGTtattcataatatatataaaaaaatacgTACAAAAGTATGGGTAATTATAACAAAAAAGGTTATAACTAGAAACCAAATAGTAAAAGTTGGAATTCTTAAATCAATTTTCTATATGAATTGAAGCCTATCTTTCAATGATAAATTTTTAAATGGATATCTTTCTTTGTATTTTGCTAGCAAAATTACCAATTTGGCGGGCACAATTAGACATGATAACTCTTTAATCAACCTATCTCTATACATAGTAACTTTTTGTGATAACACACATTATAATTCTACATGCAATTAGCTTCGGAAAAACACATCCTTAACTTGGAACTAATTATAGAAAAAACTGAAGCCAGATGTGGTTTTGAGGTTTTAAAAACGCAAGAGTTGGAAATGGTTGTCGGTCACTAATGATCAGCGTATTAAGAACTAACTAATCAACTTAGTTAAATTTCaacataaataatattaaaaggAGTTCACATTTGTCGTAGTTATTAAAATGATCTGAGAAAGAAAAAACTCAAAAATAATCTTTTATATCGGTATATTTCCTGATTCAGAAGCAGCCTCTTACATTGTTGTTTGACGGAAGTAGGGGCTGCATGACGGACGGTAGGAATTAATCAGACCTCATTAAAAATTTAGAGAACAGAAATCACATAACAACAAAGCAAATACGTAAAATGAAGATACTATTTACCAGTAATTTTAGATATGATTTGAGAAACTCTCTGTCGACAATAACCACACCCAAAACTTCCACTTATTACAATCACCTGAAACTGCCATTGCATTCAAGTACCATTAGTAATGTATATAAACAACATGCAACCTATTTTCTTCTATTCTCAGCAGTTTTACCAACCTTACCAGCATTCCCCTGTCATGAGGATGAATTAAGATGGCTAGACTATTGATCTTGCTACTAATGAAGAAATGTAATTACAGAACTTACTGAAGGAAGCGAAAGACTCGCTACGTGCAGCAGAGACTGCTTACTAATATTCACCATGATGGCCTTCCGAATCCCTTATTCTTTTGTGTATATATAGAAAGATGACATTAAGACAAAGAGGGAAGAGGCCGGTTATATTCTTTCTTTGTCTGGCTCTTATTGTTGATAAAAGTGGCTTCAGTGCACATACTTATAGACAGTCCTCTAGTTGAAAACAGATCATAAACCTAAAGTTTTTTTTAATCTATCTATATTCTATAATAGTAAAATAATAAATTCAACTTTAGCTCATTATTTAGAACTAATGATTAGAAGCATTATCAATAAATCATAAATGTATACATGGAAACGAATTGACACCCCATGGTTTGGCAGATTTTTGGCATGTTACAGGCTTACAGCCGCCCTGCTTCCATTACTAGTACCTTTTCACTTTTGTACATCTAGATTAGACTTGTGGGCTTCATGTTCTCATGAATTTTTAAACCAAGTTCACCCTACTCTAGCAATCTAGCCTCGTACTGCagataagttattttattttatttattgaaaaTGATGAATCATGTAGGAAATCAAATAGACATAGATGTGTGTCTTACCATCTTCCTTGAGGTTCCGGTGGGACTCAAACTCTGCACCTATTGATATCAAAAGAGAGCAGCTGGAGTATCAGTTACATAGTAAGCCCGTCTTCTGTCGAGCCTCAGGTGAGACTACATCTCTTATCACCCGAGTAGAATATCAGCCATAAACCTATAACTTAAAAGGCCAGGGATTGTTCCGCAAAGTTAGTATTTGGACTTGAACGAGCTTATTGGCTGCAAACCAAATGAATAGTTACGGAAAAAACACACATCAATTGTAGAAACCTGCATACTCCTCGAGTCACTGGTTTTGCAAACTTTACGCCCTGCTTATGCAATCATCACTGACTCCCTGGTTAGGTGATATAAAAAGACAGCACCAACAATTATGGTAGATACATATATCATTTGTTGTTACATACCATGTAACCATCTCTTTAAAGTTCCTAGACATTGGCAAAATAGATTTGAAATTTGAGTTCCCCAATAGCTAAAATTCACATTTGTGTAATTCATAAAATATGTATGCACTTAAAACATGGTCTATAGATCCATAAACAATTAACATATAACATTGAATTGTGATATTAACATATTACACACTTGAACAATTAGACCTCATAAGGAAGAGGATTTTCAACAATTCTACTAATGATCGCTCAAAAGTATCAAACACTATTTACTGATGTCATCAGTCACCTAATAGGAGCAAAGCTCTGTGCATGGTGAGCCAAATTCTTGGTAAAAACTCAATGGTTTATTTCTTGCATCTGTGGACCAAGTAGATGGTGTACATTATAAGAACAAAAAAATTGTAATTCACGACAATCTTTCACATCCAACATATTATGATGAATGAGGATGCCAAGCATGCCTTGATGCAGAATCCAGGTTCCGGTTGCACCACCTAAGCCCTGCAAAAACAAAGTAAAAACCAAaatgattatttttttatgtattGTGAGTAGAAAAAATGGGAATGGGGGCTAAAATAAACCAATGGCGAGGCTGacaataaaaaaaaattatgtattCAGTAAAACATATAACATTACATTAAATATCACAATAATTTCTAAACGTCCAACAGAAACGAGGGGTAACTATCTCTCCTCACTTTCTTGAAAAAATGTTCCAATGATCTCCAAATCATCTCTGTCTATCTTTCACCTAAGTATTTTAACTCAAAGTTTAATGCCAACTCACAGTCCATCAATGCATCCACTTCAACATTAATTCTTGACATAAAAACATACTAATCTCACAAAATTTAAGAAAGTTATAATTGTGACTGAAACAGACATTTTTCACTGATATTACCCTACACCTTGTTTTGCACTAGATCGTATCACTGTATCACACGCCTACCAAAAGACCAATGTCAGTCATCACATAGCTAGACAAAGTAGTAGTTCTATGCCAAAATACCTAACCAATAAATTTCTTAGTATAAATTAGACTCGTTGGCAATACAACACTAATTTGAGATGGAAACTTCTCACAAAGGAATATAAATTGTTTTACTCATTGTATCAGAGCATCTACACAATCAAATTTTACGATACTATCTAAGTGCAAACAAATAAACACAATAAAAACATTACAAACTCAATCACCAAACATCACAAAGGCAACCACATTACCTCCTCTTGGTATAATACCGATCCTTATAATCTGGTCCATCTCGCGGTCCTTTCCCTGACAAAAGCGCTTTaactctctccctctctctcctctctctctttAACCTCTCCTCCCTCATCTCCTCAATCGTCTTCTTCCCACCGCCACTCCTTTTCCTCCCCTCCTTCTCCTCATCACTCTCCTCCTCACTCTTGTCAATTCTCGCCTTTTTCGACATATACCACGGCATTTTCACACCTTTTCCCACAAGTCCATACCCTAACTTATACTTCTCATCCTCCGGTGCCACGACCTTCTCCTCTGACTCCTTCTTCAACTTCTTCGCCTCGCGCTTCAATTGCTTAAACCTCCCTCTCTTATCATCATCAAAACTATTGATACTCGCTTCAATCGGATCAAATATCTTAATTCCTTCGAACAGATTAATATGATTATTCTTCGATTTCTCCTCCGATTTCACCTCCGTTATCGACTCGGCTTTCAACTCGGATTTGGATGAGGACGCGACGCCGCGAGCTTGACGGAGCTGTTCGAGACGCAACTCGGTGTCGCGTTTACGAGATTGTTCGCGTTTGAGTTGCTCTTCTTTAGCAGCGGCTTCTTCGTCTTTACGAACTTTTTCTCGATTATCGAAATTGTAAACATTCCATCGTTTTTGTGGAAGAATGTTTAATCCTCCGTGGCCTCCCATTGTTGTGTTGATTTGAGATTTTCCCCAATTTCTAGGGTTAGGTCACAAAAATTGAGAGAGTAATATTAATTTGTAGGTAATGACTAATGACTAACGAGGTTCCGGTTTATTTTCACCCGCCCAATTGTTATTTTTTAAGGGGCTATAGAGGAGCTATATCTATTAGTTATCCGAGTGAAATATTAATATTATCTAAAATTTTCTGAAACCGTGAGAAATTGTGGGTATTAGCTAtaatgattaattatatttaaaaaattgtaatttttaaattttaacagttatttttagTGAAAAAAGTTATTAAAGAAATCCAAATTaaagttaaatatttttttatttaatttaagtgaaaataaaaaaatatttaataaaaaaatatttgatgATATTATTGTAATATTTTAAACATGACAAAAATTGGTTGACAAGCattagttttatattttataaaacatttaactaaatttaatttatcatattatttaattagtattttataaaatgttatattaaaataattatataggTATTTAATAAATTTGGTTAACAGTGATTTTTTTTCAAGTTTTTGAtaaatatttttacaattaacatttcgtaaaaataaatatataataattattaaaaataataaatgtaTATACACATGCACGATTAGGGTTCAATTCATTTTCAGATATAAAACATCATAAGAGTGGCCGAAAATGATGTGGAATTAATATAACTAATGGGGAGAAGATCAATAAATTTAGAAGACCTGATAGCTATAATTTTAGTCAATAGAAAGAGCAGGTTGGATCAAAATGTTAAATAATAGGTATATTGATTGACCCGGCAATATTAGCTATCAGGTAAATAGGGTTGAAATTACtctaaaataacttatatttggGTGAAATGGGGTTGATGTTACTCTAAAGTAATTAATATTCTGGTGGGTCCATATTTTAATATgtatcaaaattttatttatcaaCCCTTAATCAGTATCAGAACCGATTTACGCAAACCTTTATAAATTATTAGAGTATTTTCGCgagtatattagagtatctccAAAACTAATAGTTAAAATGGTTAGCTAAATGATCATTATCTAAAAATTTGTTGAATCTGTAAAAGGTTTTACTCTCGTGGTACTAGGTATAATGGTTagctattttcaataaaattattttttttacaatatatatatatatgaaaattttatatgttaaaataattttagtatatatttagttaaatacacgtgaaaatataaataatatattcaatgaaaatatattaaatataatagcaatttaatattatttcaattgaatataataacatatttaaatataatCAAACATAATTAATAAACATTACTTACATAtctattataaaatatataattatattatgttatatTATTTCTATTTGTATTGATAAAAATATGCATTgtatattaattaaaataaatataataaagttttaaatattaaatataaaataagaattttaatatattttgatttttatatatatattaagtgtaatataaatatatgtatatattaatgTGCAGAGTAGGTTAAGTTTTAAATAAGGTACCAAAGCTGACGTGGATGTTTTAGCTAATGGTCAGAGGATCAACAAATATAGAAGACGGGATGGAGGATATCTAAAATTATTGCTAACAGGTCTAATGGTTGGAGTGGTATATTTTTTAACTAATATCTAAATCATGCTGTCACCTAGACTTTTTACCTAACAGGTGAATATGGTTGGAGATTCTCTTAGTATGGTTTTTCAAAATCTTTTTAGATTGCTAGCTTAAATATTCTatactttttttttaatttccaGTTAAACATGTACATATCCTTCAATTACTAATTGATCTACAGATTTTATCATGAAAAAATGAAATAGGCAAACAAGCAAGAATTGGTTAGCCTTATGCTAATAGGGGGTAAATATGCAATTTATTTGAAGCTTCAGAAATTCAA
Encoded here:
- the LOC141668273 gene encoding uncharacterized protein LOC141668273 — its product is MGGHGGLNILPQKRWNVYNFDNREKVRKDEEAAAKEEQLKREQSRKRDTELRLEQLRQARGVASSSKSELKAESITEVKSEEKSKNNHINLFEGIKIFDPIEASINSFDDDKRGRFKQLKREAKKLKKESEEKVVAPEDEKYKLGYGLVGKGVKMPWYMSKKARIDKSEEESDEEKEGRKRSGGGKKTIEEMREERLKRERRERERVKALLSGKGPRDGPDYKDRYYTKRRA